From the genome of Nasonia vitripennis strain AsymCx chromosome 1, Nvit_psr_1.1, whole genome shotgun sequence, one region includes:
- the LOC100679821 gene encoding adenosine deaminase 2-like: MLFSVGKSLKVLLCILMIFNHSDALPSSNYTALRNSLIEEEKSVAFGAKIKLTGYEIRANECLMAAKWKEVDDGFDNPTKFLPTKNFLSARADIEKSKVFKILREMPKGVVFHAHASAITSLDFIMNNMTNMPNLHICRDKGTLRFRFFEKPDSSCNWELLQNVRRAEPNIDEAIRSRLELRDENNNEVNAVWKKFESILDIMSGLVNYRPLFEKFLYAGMQELYDDNVMLMEIRSGKSALYELNGTTYDYMYVLQVYKDVSDRFVKEHPGFLGLKVIYAPYRKVSQEKFDDYVKIFRQMKAAYPDFVIGFDLVGQEDKGHPLIDFADKLQELGKETPFFFHAGETNWYGHTTDENLYDVVLLNTKRIGHGFALLKHPKLMEIVKEKKICIELNPISNQVLALVQDMRNHPASYFFARNFPVVVSNDDPNLWGSKGLSYDFYETFIGIMSRNADLKALKQLAKNSITYSGMTEQEQDNAMKIWNEAWAKFVKSLAERCK, encoded by the exons ATGTTGTTCTCTGTGGGCAAATCTTTAAAAGTCTTGCTTTGTATTTTGATGATCTTCAATCATTCTGACGCGCTTCCTTCGAGCAATTATACAGCATTACGGAACAGCCTTATCGAAGAAGAGAAGAGCGTCGCTTTTGGCGCCAAAATAAAACTAACTGGATATGAAATACGTGCCAACGAATGTTTGATGGCTGCCAAATGGAAAGAAGTCGACGATG GTTTTGACAATCCAACAAAATTCCTACCTACTAAGAACTTTCTCAGTGCTCGCGCGGACATCGAAAAATCGAAGGTATTCAAGATCCTTCGAGAGATGCCCAAAGGTGTGGTATTCCATGCTCACGCCTCAGCCATAACTTCTCTCGACTTTATTATGAACAATATGACCAACATGCCAAATCTCCACATTTGCCGTGATAAGGGCACTCTACGGTTCCGGTTTTTCGAGAAACCCGACAGTTCTTGTAACTGGGAGCTGCTCCAGAATGTCCGAAGGGCTGAACCAAACATAGATGAGGCAATAAGGAGTAGGCTTGAACTCAGGGATGAAAATAACAACGAAGTCAATGCTGTTTGGAAGAAGTTCGAGAGTATATTGGATATTATGAGTGGGTTGGTAAATTATAG aCCTCTTTTCGAGAAATTCCTTTACGCGGGTATGCAAGAACTCTACGACGACAACGTTATGCTCATGGAAATACGCTCGGGAAAATCTGCTTTGTACGAACTCAATGGGACTACATACGATTATATGTATGTTCTTCAGGTCTACAAAGACGTATCAGACAG ATTTGTCAAAGAACATCCAGGTTTCTTGGGGTTGAAAGTGATTTACGCCCCTTATAGAAAAGTGTCTCAGGAAAAGTTCGATGATTACGTGAAAATCTTCAGACAAATGAAAGCTGCCTATCCAGACTTCGTCATCGGCTTTGATTTGGTGGGACAAGAGGATAAAGGACATCCACTGATCGATTTCGCTGATAAATTGCAGGAATTGGGCAAGGAAACCCCGTTCTTTTTCCATGCTGGAGAAACTAACTGGTACGGTCATACCACCGACGAGAATCTTTATGACGTTGTTTTGCTGAATACAAAGAGAATCGGACATGG ATTCGCTCTGCTAAAACATCCAAAGCTCATGGAAATTgtaaaggaaaagaaaatttgcatTGAACTCAACCCCATTTCCAATCAAGTACTGGCTTTGGTTCAGGATATGAGAAACCATCCAGCGAGTTATTTCTTCGCGAGAAATTTCCCCGTAGTCGTATCCAATGATGATCCCAATCTTTGGGGATCCAAGGGCCTGAGCTACGATTTTTATGAGACGTTTATCGGCATTATGTCTCGCAATGCCGATTTAAAAGCCCTTAAGCAGTTGGCGAAAAACTCGATTACTTACAGTGGGATGACCGAACAAGAGCAGGATAATGCCATGAAAATTTGGAATGAAGCATGGGCCAAGTTCGTTAAATCTCTTGCTGAGAGGTGTAAATAA